AACGGTATACATATAGCAATCACGTTGATTCCACCTCATTTCGTATTATAAAACCATGGAAAAGTAATATTAGCCAATCTGAATATTCTAAAAAATTTAATATTATAAAAAAACATATAACTATAGGTAACTGTTATCAAGTATGTCTCGCTCAACGTTTTTATACCTCATATACAGGCAACGCCTGGATAGCATTCCGTTATTTATTAAATTATAATCAAGCACCTTTTTCAGGATTTATTAGGTTACCAAATAAATTAAGTATACTTAGCTTATCCCCAGAACGTTTTTTACAATTACATAATACAAAAATTAAAACTCAACCTATTAAAGGAACATTACCCAGACTAAAAAATACACAAGATGATTATCGCCAAATCATTAAATTATCTAAATCTATAAAAAATCGATCAGAAAATTTAATGATCGTTGATTTATTAAGAAATGATATTGGAAAAGTAGCTATTCCAGGCAGCATCCGCGTTCCTAAATTATTTGATATCCAATCGTTTACAGGAATACATCATATGATCAGCACAATTACAGGAACACTTTCTAATAATTTTTCTGCTTGCGATTTATTACGCGCATGCTTTCCGGGAGGATCCATAACTGGAGCCCCAAAGGTTCAAGCAATGAAATTAATTGAACAACTCGAGCCACATCGTCGAAGTATTTGGTCTGGAAGCATGGGGTACTTAAGTTGTTGCGGAAACATGGATACCAATATTGCTATTAGAACACTATTAGCTGATAGGCGGCATCTCTTCTGTTCGGTAGGAAGTGGCATTGTTTCCGACAGTGACGAAAATATAGAATATCAAGAAATGCAAGACAAAATACACACTCTATTACCACCATTATTAAAAAAATTTTATTTAATATAATTACCACAAATACATCAACAATAGTATTATCATTAGATACATCTAATGATAATACTATTGTTGATGTATTTCATTAGAAACAGTAAGGTGTTCTATCTCCACTAATTCAATACGATACTCTATCATTTTTCGAATTATAAAACGCCACCTATTAATTTTTAATACATCACCCTCTTTTGGTATACGGTCACAATGAGATAATAATAATCCAGCTAAAGAAGCTACATGATCACATTCATGCACTAAATCATGAGCTTGTAATGCTTGTTGCAATGCATGTAGGTCCATACTACCTTTTGCTAACCAGCCTGTACCATTATTAATTCTTTCGATTTCTGGTGTTTCATCTTCGTCAGGAAATTCACCAGCTATAGCTTCTAGCACATCCAAAGGGGTTATTAGTCCTTGAATAATACCAAATTCATTAGATACAACAACCATACTCCCTTTTGCACGACGTAATTCTTTTAATAAATTTAAGACATCTAAAGTTTCTGGAACCACAATAGGCAAATTTTCTGCAGCATGCGTTTCTACTTGTTCTCCATGAGCTATCGCTGCCATCAAATCTTTAGCGCGAACAATTCCTATCAATTGATCCAATTCACCGTTACATACGGGAAACATATTATGAGGAGTATTCATTA
This region of Candidatus Blochmannia vicinus genomic DNA includes:
- the pabB gene encoding aminodeoxychorismate synthase component I, which produces MGIHLIELPYHPNAILNLFESLSNTAWSMLLYSGHNNQHPDGRFDILVTDPVLTLVTKNNITTISHKKNNQTSNADPFILLKEYTHITNMESCNSYKLKLPFQGGFLGIFGYDLARCIESLPKIAKKDLLFPDMAIGLYRWAIISDHKLYKNYLVTHDEPNQILPWIYQRYTYSNHVDSTSFRIIKPWKSNISQSEYSKKFNIIKKHITIGNCYQVCLAQRFYTSYTGNAWIAFRYLLNYNQAPFSGFIRLPNKLSILSLSPERFLQLHNTKIKTQPIKGTLPRLKNTQDDYRQIIKLSKSIKNRSENLMIVDLLRNDIGKVAIPGSIRVPKLFDIQSFTGIHHMISTITGTLSNNFSACDLLRACFPGGSITGAPKVQAMKLIEQLEPHRRSIWSGSMGYLSCCGNMDTNIAIRTLLADRRHLFCSVGSGIVSDSDENIEYQEMQDKIHTLLPPLLKKFYLI